GAATTGTACCCCAGATAATATTGCACAGACTGCATTAGACCTCTTAGGTTTGAATTTGAGATAGATTCagggcttgtttgtttgtttgcttccaAGTAGATGGATCAAGTGCTATCCCAAGGGCTAGGAATCTCTCTTGCCTacatcttttctttctttatgttGTGTGTAGAGGAATTGCATTGTTCATATTATTAAGACAAGCTCATTAACGGGAACTGCTAGGTGGAGACACTGCAGTAATTGCAGAGACGGGGGACTCGTGGTTCAATTGTCAGAAGCTTCGTCTTCCTGAAAATTGCGGGTAAGTCAGGGTTTCTCATCGATCTAACATAACTTCTCCTACTTTTAAAGAAGTAATAAACCTCGTGTTATTTTCATCAACTGAGATGTAGGTTGCATTAAGGTACTGGTCACATTTTTATGGGATACAAAGCTTCTGTGTTCCTTTTCATTTGGCCACAATAACAACCAAGAAATGTTGTCATTGGGGCTGTGTCATTTTGTCAAGTAGtgaatctacaaaaatttgggcACTGCATTGATGTTTCATTCAAAGGTTGCTATAACTGAAAGGAACTTTTAAGATGCTTCGATATTAACTATTCAAAATTTCGCATCATATAGAGGTATTTAAGTCAAATGACATGTATCGTTTCATTCAAGTACGAATTTCAGATGCAGTATGGATCCATTGCGTGGTCTGTAGGTGCTACACTCGATTATGCTCAGGCTGCGAACGACAAGCGTGTGATTGCTTGCATTGGTGATGGGAGTTTCCATGTCAGTCACAGGGGTTGGAGTATCTAATTTCTGAATCACTAATTAGAGAAAATGTTGCGACGTTGCATCAAATGGTTAAAAAAGGGTTGTCGGTCAGTTGGTAACATTGAGTAGTGTTTGCCGATGAAAAAGAGTGAAATGTTTTACACACTCCCTTTTCTATAAATGCACTCACAGAAACCCTAACTTTGATACATTTGACGATGAAACTCTAAATTCACTCCTCCAATCCATCTATTTGTAAAATAGTAAAATGCCCGCGCCCAATGCTACACTGTCCAAAGCATAATGTTGATAATAGCTAATTTGCTTACTGATTGATAGGAAAAAACAGAAGCATAATCAACTGCCAAGATACCCCCTTTTTAGGAACAGaggttcaattttgtttttatccatgAAATTTATCATATAATATCTCAAACTCATATAAGAATTTTGAGTGCCCCTCATACCTTGGTGGTCAGATCACGATCTTGCTTGAGTTAGAAGAACCACAAAAAATGAATGAAGTTGAGTAAGTTTGTTCCCTTTTTGTACAGGTAACAGCCCAGGATATATCTACAATGATTCGATGTGGGCAAAGGAGCATTATATTCCTCATAAACAACGGAGGATATACTATTGAAGTAGAGATTCATGATGGGCCATACAATGTGATCAAGAACTTAAACTACACTGGCCTTGTTAATGCTATTCATAATGGGGAAGGCAAATGCTAGACTGCCAAGGTTAGCACACATACTTAAGCTTACATAGGATGGTTTAGAGAGATTAAACAAGTTTGGGCAGATGACGGATTTAGTTTCTTATACTTGGTAGCGTCCATTAGTGTAGACACACATCTCTAGCCAATCTAAAGCATTGCTTAAACCTCCTTGGGGCTATTAACTCCTTTGGGACTAGTCCTTACGGGGCTTTGCTCCAGCTTTAATTGAGCCCCCATTTGTGCACGATGGGATTCGGCCTCCAAGATTACTCGAGGCTGGGAGACCTGAATAACGAGAAAAAGGGAAGAATTGTTTAACTGATTATCAGACAAGTGTTccatttttaaataattttaaccacctaatatttttcaagattcatAAATAGCTCGGTATGATGTAACTTATCTTGCAGCTTActgtttttttattgtttgatcgGCCTTGCAGCTTACTGTTTGTTATCAAATATCGCTAACATTATACATACTTCTTTAGTAATCAAATTTCTTATATGGCTATGTGTAGCTTCTTTTTATTCAAACTCTCAATTATGTATATGCAGCATTATTTTCGAATTTGTATCTTGAAATTCGCTAACTGGTATTTCATAGTATAATCTTTCAACTTATTGGTCCCAAATGCAGGTATGTGTgctgtagtttctgttttaagcaaattaaaaaataaaaatgatttgaTTGATGGTCTCTGACGCTTATTTTCTAGGAACGTTTTTAAAACTAACCCATTTTCAGGAAATGTTAAAATCATGTTTCAGATTCTGGAAACCTTAAAAGATTTCTATACTAGAGCTTGGCTACCAATACCACCTCGTTCTTGAATTCTAGTGCACCATGCCATAAGGTTCGAGATAGCCTTTTTACAGCTACCTCTTGTCCATTTGGAAGTATTAAGCCTTGAGCATACAAAACAACCTGCGAAAATTTTAGATCCCATGTAGGAcaacttttgaaaatttcaaatgaTTTCAGAAAAACGAGAAATACCTTGTATGTAGACTAGACCGAATCTGccttcacaaatttttttaccaTCTGAGAAGTTGTTCGCGGCAGCTTGAATTGTACCCAAATCATATTGCAAAGATTGCATTAGACCTCTTAGGTTTGAATTTGAGATAGATTCAGggcttatttgtttgtttgcttccaAGTAGATGGATCAAGTGCTATCCTAAGGGCTAGGAATCTCTCTTGCCTAcatcttttctttcttcatgTTGTGTGTAGAGGAATTGCATTGTTCATATTATTAAGACAAGCTCATTAACAAGAACTGCTAGGTGAAGACACTGCAGTAATTGCAG
The sequence above is a segment of the Rhododendron vialii isolate Sample 1 chromosome 13a, ASM3025357v1 genome. Coding sequences within it:
- the LOC131314074 gene encoding pyruvate decarboxylase 2-like, which translates into the protein MTCIVSFKYEFQMQYGSIAWSVGATLDYAQAANDKRVIACIGDGSFHVTAQDISTMIRCGQRSIIFLINNGGYTIEVEIHDGPYNVIKNLNYTGLVNAIHNGEGKC